The genomic segment CGACCGCGGCCTCGGCCTTCCGGCATCGCTTGCACTTCACGGAGGGCTACCCTCCCGATACCACAGAGAGGACGTCGATCGTTTCGCCGTCCTCGACGCGCTGGTCCCTGGTGAGCAGCCTCTTCCCCTGCGTCACGATCACCGTCGTCGGGCGGATCCCCGCTGCGGCCAGGATCTCTCCAACCCGCCTGGGCCCGGGGACTTCCAGCTCCTTCTTCTTCTGCGGGATGCGAACGCGGATCATGACCACCGATTATACACGGAAACGGTTGTGTCCCCCGGCAGGGGGAGGTAAGATAAAGCGAATTTTACATTTCCATGGAGGGAGTTTCAGATGCGGATGCGCGGCTGCGTAGCGTCGGTACTCGTCCTGTTCCTCGTGGTTTTTGCGGCGGGGTGCTCCAAGTCCGAGGCGCCCAAGCCCGCGGCCCCGCCCCCGGCGGTGTCCGCGGCGGCGGAGGGGAAGACGCTGTTCGATCAGAAGTGCGGCGTCTGCCACGGGATGGATCGGGCAGCCGCCCGCCAGGAATCGAAGGAAAAGTGGACGGCGATCGTAAAGGAGATGCAGGGGAAGAAGGCGGGCTGGATCTCCGACGCGGACGCGGCCAAGATCGTGGAATTCCTCGCTTCGGAGCACGGCAAGAAATAACCCTGCGTCGGGCGGTCCCCCACGAAGCCCGGACCTTTACAGCGGGCGGCCCCGTTTCTCTCGGGTCGCCCTTTTTTATGGAGCTTCGCAAAGGTCATGGACATCCTGCAATCGGTATTCCCGGTGTTCCTCGTGATCGCCATCGGGGCGGCGGCGCGGAGGTACCGGTTCATCGACGAGCCGTTCGTCCGGACGGCGAACGCCCTTGTCTATTACCTCCTGCTCCCCGCGCTGCTGTTCTACGAGATCGGGACGTCGAACTTCCGGCAGGCGTTCAACGGGCCGCTCGTGGCCGGCGGCTACGTCGCCACCGCGGCGGTTTTCCTCCTGGCGTTCCCGATTTCACGCCGCCTGGGACTCTCCCCGGGAGAGCGCGGCGCATTCATCCAGGGGTCGTTCCGGGCAAACCTCGCCTACGTCGGGCTGCCGATCGTCTTCAACGCGGTGGGCGGCGAGGGCCTGCGGAAAGCGGGGATCTTCCTGGGATTCATCGTCCCTCTCCTCAACGCCCTCGCGATCCTGGCGCTCCTGCTGCCCCACGAGGAAGGGAAAAGAAACGGGGGATGGAAGAGCGCCCGGCACATCGCACGGCAGATCACCACCAATCCGATCATCCTTTCCTGCTTCCTGGGGATCGCGTGGAGCCTCTTCAAGCTCCCGTTGACGGGGTTTTTCGGGAAAACCCTGTCGATCCTGTCCGCGGCCACCCTCCCGCTGTCGCTGCTGTGCCTGGGGGGATCCTTCTCGTTCCAACGCGCCCGGTCGGGCTTCCGCCTGGCGGCGACGGCGTCGGTGATGAAGATCGTCCTGCTCACGGGGATCGGGATCGCCGCGTACCGGTGGTTGGGGCTTGCGGGGGACGACCTGCGGATCGGGGCGATCATGCTGGGTTGCCCTACGGCCGTCGTCACCTACGTGATGGCGTCGCAGCTCAAGGGGGATCCCGAACTCGCCGGGACGATCGTCATCGTCTCCACGGCGGCTTCCGCCTTCACGATCTCGGGCTGGCTCTTCTTCCTGCGGGCGATGGGCTGGTAGGGTTAGAAAACCACCACAATCATTTTCTTCGGGCCGTGCGCGCCGATGGTGAGGGTCTGCTCGATGTCGGCGGACCGGCTGGGGCCGGAGAGGAAGGAGAGGTTGCGGGGAGGGTCCTCCGCGAGGGTTGCGAGGCACTCTTCCATCCGGTCCACGAAGGCCGCCGGAGAAAGAAGGGCGACGTGGACGTCGGCGAGCAGCCCTGGCAGAAGCGTTTTCCCCCCCCTGCTGGTCTGTATGATCGAGCCCGTTTCGGCGATGGCGAACTCGGCGGTCTGCACGCCCGCCGCCGGGTGCGGCGACGGGTGCCGGACTTCGGCGGGTGAAGCAAGCGAGAAAGGGCCGAACGGCACGAGAGCCTCCGTCACCTGACGGGCCCCCGCGTCATCCGGGGGGAAAAAGAGAACGGTGACCCCGGACAGGCGAAGCATCTCGCCGAGAGCCGGAAGCAGCGCCTCCAGGGAAGCGGCAACGAGGAAATTGCCGCCCTGCTCCTCGAACCGTTCCCGGAACCTCGCGATCCGGTCCGACTCGCCGCCCGTTCCTGGCGAGCTCGCCGGAGGACGGGGGGCGGCTTTCGCACCCTCGTGACCGCGGAGCGCCACGGCGATCCGCCGGATCAGCTCTTCTTTTTTATCTAACGGTTCCATGGGCGGATGCCTCGCTGCTTCTTCCAGAGTCTGCGGAACGGCTGCGGACCCGGGGAGGGGAAATCCCTCTTGTCGGTCCAGCCCGAGAACTTGAACGGGAGCCAGGTCACCTTTCCCTCCTTGCAGAAGATCTGGGAAAGGACGCCGATGACCCGTTCCAGCGCCTCCAGGATCCCCGCGCGGTTCATCACGGCGGCGAAAGCCTTCATCCCGAGGACCTCGGCGGGATTCTTCAACCCCTGACTCCGTTCGTCCGCCCGCAGCTCCACCAGGAGTTCGGGGAGGGGGATTTTGACCGGGCACACCTCCGCGCAGGCTCCGCACAGGGTGCTGGCATTGGGGAGAGGGGCTCCTTCCGCCAGCCCGGCAAGCAGGGGCGTCAGCACCGATCCCATCGGGCCGGGGTAGACCCACCCGTAGGCGTGTCCTCCCACGCTCTGGTAGACGGGGCAGATGTTGAGGCAGGCTGCGCACCGGATGCACTTGAGGATCTCGCGGTACTTCCCCTGGAGGATGGCGGTCCGGCCGTTGTCCACGAGGAGGATGTGGAGCTTATCCGGCCCTTCGGGGTCACCGGGCCGCTTCGTGCCGGTCAGCACGGAGACATACGTGGAGATTACCTGACCGGTCGCGCTGCGAGGGAGCAGGCGCAGGAAGACCGCCAGGTCCGCGAGCCTCGGGATGACCTTCTCGATGCTCGCCACGGCGAGGTGGACGCGCGGGAGGATCGTCCCCATCCGCCCGTTCCCCTCGTTCGTCACCAGGACGATGGAGCCGCTCTCGGCGCACAGGAAGTTCGCGCCGCTGATCCCCATCCCGGCGGCGAGAAATTTCGCGCGGAGATGTTTGCGGGCGATCTGCACGAGCTCCGGGATCCGTTCGGTGTACGGCACGCCCAGCTTCTGCTCGAAGAGCCGGGCGACCTGCTCCCGCGTCTTGTGGACCGCCGGGGCGATGAGATGGGAGGGCGGCTCGCCGGCCAGCTGGATGATGAACTCCCCGAGGTCCGACTCCACGACCTCCACGCCCGCCGCCTCGAGGGCGCCGTTCAATTCGACCTCCTCGGCGACCATCGACTTCGACTTGACGGCGAGGGTGATTTCCTCCTTCCGGGCGATCCCGACCGCGATTTCCCTCGCCTCGGCCGCGTCCCGCGCCACGTGAACGACGGCGCCGCGTTTTTCCGCCTCCGCGATGAAAAGAGCGAGGTAGTGGTCGAGCCGTTCGAGGGTTTCCTGCTTGATCCGGGAGCCCTCGTGCCGGACGGCCTCGAAATCGGGGAAGGCGGCGATGGAATCCGCCCGATGCCCGAGGAACTTCTCCGTCGTGCGGGAGATGGCGTCCTGCAGCGTGGCGTTGGCCAGCGCCTTCTCGGAGTTCCGGTAGAAGGAGCGCGACCGCGGTTCCATCAGCCCGGAACCTCGATGTCCCCGGCCAGGATCTCCGCCAGGTGGACGGGCTGCACGGGATAGCCGTAGCGGGAGATCATCCCCCCGATGTTCATCAGGCATCCGATGTCCCCGGAGGTGACGATCTGCGCTCCCGTCGCCAGGATCCGCTCGATCTTGTCGTCGACCATCCTGCAGGAAATGTGGGGGTACTTGATCGAGAAGACCCCGCCGAACCCGCAGCACCGGTCGCTTTCTTTCATCTCCACGAGCGTGACGCCAGGTATGGCGCGGAGAAGTTTCCGCGGCGCCTCCGTCACCCCGAGCCCCCGCCTCAGGTGGCAGGAGTCGTGGTAGGTCACTTTCCCCCGGAACGACGAACGCGGGTCTGCCACGCCCAGCACCTCGACGAGGAACTGGGACAGCTCGTAGATCCGCTCCCCGGCCTGGATGGCGAGGGAGAGCATCCTCGGTTCGTCCCGGAACAGGGCCGGGTACTCGTTCTTGACCATCGCCGCGCAGGAGCCGGAGGGGGTGACGATGTATCCCTCGCCTGCGAAAGCCGACAGGAACTTCCGCGCCATCTTCCGCGCTTCCTTCCGGTTTCCGGAGTTGAACGCGGGCTGGCCGCAGCAGGTCTGCGACAGGGGGACGCGAACTTCCGCACCGAAACGCTCCAGGACGGAGACGGTGGCGAAGCAGACGCGGGGAAAGAATGCATCCGCAAGGCAGGTGAAGAAAAGGGAAACGGGGATGGGCCGCTTCAGCGCCATCCTCAAAGTATACGGTAAGGGCATCCCTCCGGCGAGCGGTAAAGCCGCGAGAAAGGGGGATGGGGGTCTCGGGTCCGCCCATAGGGCAGGACATGGGAATCGGTGTTACGGGAAGTTGATGTCGACCTGCACGGTGAAGGTGTTCTCCCCCGCGACCTTCTTGTTGTTCCAGATGTCGTAGCCGAAGATCACGCTCACGTTCTTGGCGAACGCCCAGGAGGCGCCGAAACTGAATGCGCCGTTCAGGTTCTTGCCGCCCATGTAATCCACGCCGAGCCACAGCTTGTCGGAGATCTCGCTGACCGTGCGGTCCCAGGACAGCAGCACGCCCTTTTCGTCCGACTTGAACTTGCCGCTCGCGTCCACCTGGTCCGTAACGAGCACCTTCTTGTTGCCGATGTAGCCGCCCGCAGATAGACGTCCAACGACGGGGAGATTTTTCGCGACGAGACCATAGGCGATGTCCTGGTTCGTGGCGAGTTCCCCCTTGCGGGCGTCGCCGGACTTGGTCCCGATGTTGTACATGCCGACCGCGATCGCCGGGATCCAGGTGTTGTCCTCCGGCATGCCGATCTTGAAGTGCCCGTAGACGGGGTACTTGTCGAGGCCGAAGCCGGTGTTCGCGCCGCCGTAGATCAGGTCGAACCCCACTTCGGCATGGATCTTCTCGAAGGGAGACACGCCGGCGGTGGGACCGAAGACATACACCGGAGGAAGGTTCTGGCCGGGAACGGCGCCGGTCAGGTTGCCGGGGGACTCCTTCCCCGAGCGGATGAAAGTATCGAGGTTCAGGTGGAACGTCTTGTACGGCTGGATATCGGTGGA from the Deltaproteobacteria bacterium RBG_16_64_85 genome contains:
- a CDS encoding iron-sulfur cluster-binding protein codes for the protein MEPRSRSFYRNSEKALANATLQDAISRTTEKFLGHRADSIAAFPDFEAVRHEGSRIKQETLERLDHYLALFIAEAEKRGAVVHVARDAAEAREIAVGIARKEEITLAVKSKSMVAEEVELNGALEAAGVEVVESDLGEFIIQLAGEPPSHLIAPAVHKTREQVARLFEQKLGVPYTERIPELVQIARKHLRAKFLAAGMGISGANFLCAESGSIVLVTNEGNGRMGTILPRVHLAVASIEKVIPRLADLAVFLRLLPRSATGQVISTYVSVLTGTKRPGDPEGPDKLHILLVDNGRTAILQGKYREILKCIRCAACLNICPVYQSVGGHAYGWVYPGPMGSVLTPLLAGLAEGAPLPNASTLCGACAEVCPVKIPLPELLVELRADERSQGLKNPAEVLGMKAFAAVMNRAGILEALERVIGVLSQIFCKEGKVTWLPFKFSGWTDKRDFPSPGPQPFRRLWKKQRGIRPWNR
- a CDS encoding Fe-S oxidoreductase, with product MALKRPIPVSLFFTCLADAFFPRVCFATVSVLERFGAEVRVPLSQTCCGQPAFNSGNRKEARKMARKFLSAFAGEGYIVTPSGSCAAMVKNEYPALFRDEPRMLSLAIQAGERIYELSQFLVEVLGVADPRSSFRGKVTYHDSCHLRRGLGVTEAPRKLLRAIPGVTLVEMKESDRCCGFGGVFSIKYPHISCRMVDDKIERILATGAQIVTSGDIGCLMNIGGMISRYGYPVQPVHLAEILAGDIEVPG